Part of the Salinigranum rubrum genome is shown below.
CTTCGGGTTCGTACGTCCGCGGCTTGCCGACGATGGCCACGTACGAGGGCGCGTCGAGGTCACGGAGCGCCGAGGCGGCCTCGGGCTGGTACTGTCCGGCGTAGACGAAGAACGTCCCCGTCGGGTCGACGATGCGGCCGCGCCAGTACTCGGAGTCCTCGCCGATGTCCTCCTTCTCGGTTAGCGTCCCGACGAGGAACACCCGGTTGGCCTTCTCCCCCGAGGGGAGGAGCAGGTAGACGGGCGCGCGCTCGTCGTCGCTTTCGCTGAACGTGTAACTGGCGTCGTTGAACTCGCTGGCGAAGACGCGGCGGGCGACTTCGCGGGTGGGGATGGACTGGCTCATTTCAGATCGACCTCGCGTCGGACAGCAGGGCACTCGCATCCGCGGCCGCGGGCGCGGAGAGCTGTTCGAACTCGTCGACGAGCAGGTAGCGGCCGAACGTCGGGCCTCTCACTCGGTAGTACCGGCCGAGCACGTCGGCGCGCATGTCCTCTGCGACGACCGTCGTGTCGAGGGCGTCCATCGCCCGCTGCTTCGCCTCGTCGAGGGTGACGCCGGTCAACTCCTCGGTGGTCTCGCGGCCGAAGATGACCTCGTGGACCTCGGCGCCGTCGTCGAGGACGCCCTTGATGCGGAGGTCGAACTCGCCCTCGACGTTGCCGTGTTCGGAACAGCGGCCGTTCTGCAGCACCCGAGTACAGTCCTCTTCCGGGCAGCGCTTGATGAGCCCGGACCCGGACTGGATGTCGACCAGCGCGCCCTCGGCCTCGCTCGAATCGTCACCGACCTCGACCTCCTCGTCGAGTTCGGTGATGGTCGTCGTCCGGTTGAGTTTGACCGAGAAGTTCCCCTGGTACTCGTCGGTGACGACGTTCGAGAGCTTGTACGACTTCCCCTCCTCCAACTCGGGCAGGTCCGACGTGGTGAAGGCGACGAACTTCATCGTCCCGGACTCGTCGCCCACCAGCCCCACCTGCGAGATGGCGTCGCTACGGGGTTCCCAGAGGTCGACGAGTTTGACCGTGACGTCGACCCACTGCTCGTCCGCGTCGATGTCGCCGAGCGTCACTTCCTGGGAGCCGCCGCGCCCCAGGTCGTCACGCTCCATGCCGGCCTCGTCGAGGTAGCTGTTGGTGACACTCCGACGCGCCTCGTCCACCGGGACACGGTACTCATTGACGAGGTTGTCGAGGCGCTCTTCGACCTCGTCGACCGTCAGGTCGAGGTGGTCGGAAAACTGCGATACGATCTCTTCCGCGTGGGTACGCAAATCGCTCATGGTTGACTCGCCTCCGCTTCGTTTTCAATGGGAGGCGTACGTCGGTTGGTGCCCGATAGTATAAAAACTGTCGTGAGGGGAGTGAAAGTGAAAAAACGGGTGACGGGAGCGAACTCAGTCGCCGAGAACGAGCTCTGCGACCACCGGACAGTGGTCCGACGGCGGCCGCCCGTCCCAGTGGTCGGCGAGGACGGCGTGCTGTCGCACGGCGACGTTGCCGGCGACGAACACGTGGTCGATTTTCTTACTGGGCTCTCCCGAGAACCGCTCGAACGTCGCCGTCGGCCCGTGGTGAGGGTGTTCAGAGACGTCCATCGCGTCGGCGAGCACTGGTCCCGCCGTGTCGTCGCCTCCCGCCGCGTCCCCGTCCCCGCCCGTCCCCGTGAGTATCCGGTGTGGTTTCGACCCGGGCGTGCAGTTGAAGTCGCCGAGCACCACGACCGGTACCTGGAGGTCGGACGCGTCGCTCCCGCCGCCGAGTTCCCCGACCAGTCGGCGGAGCTGTCGGGCGCTCCGCACCCGTGCCCGCTCGCTCTCGTGGTCGAAGTGGGTGTTGCAGACGACGAGCGGGCGCCCGTCGACCGCGAGTCGTGCCCACGTCACGAGCCGTGGTTTGCTCGCGGTCGGGTAGGAACTCCCCGCGCGGTCCGGCGTCTCCGAGAGCCAGACGGTGCCGTGTCGCTCGCGTTCGACCCGCGCGCTCTGCCACCCGAGCGGACAGTGTTCGCCCTCCGAGCCGCCGTCGACCCGCCCCGCGCCCTCCCACGCGTACTCGGGGAGTCGCTCGCGGAGGTACGCGTACTGGTGTTCGAGCGGCTCTTGGAGGCCGACGACGGCCGGCGCGTGAAAGCGGACGACGCTCGCGACCCGCGCCCGGCGGTGCTCCCACGCGTTCTCGCCGTCCGCGGCGGTGTCGTAGCGGACGTTGAACGTCATCACCCGACACCGGACGCTTGCCATACCTCGGCATCGAGAGCGGACCACTTGAAACGCACTCTTCGCCCGCCGTACGGTGGACGACCGTCGGTCGTGTGTCCGTCGTGTCCGACTCGAAAAAGTAGAACCGAGTCGAGTGAGTGCCCGTCACTCTCGGTCTGTCGAAGTCGTCTACGCCGTCGAGTCCGCTTCGGTCAGTGTCAGGGCGTACGACCCAGTCGTCTGCTCGATTCCGTTCACCCTGAGGTAGTAGGTCCCGTCTCTCGGCACCGTCGCCGAGAGTTCGCCGGACGACGTACCGTCGATGCGCTTCGATTCGATCTGCTGTCGGTTCGGACCGAAGAGCGTCACGAAGACGACGCCGTCGAAGTCATACTCGTACGTGGCCGTCATCACGCTTCCGGCGGTGAGTTCGGCGCTGAAGACGTCGACGTCGCCCTGTCCGAGCGTGGCCTCTGTCGTGACTCCGGGGCTGAGCGCCGTGGCGTGGGCGAAGTTGTCACCTTCCTCGTCGGTTGGTTCTTCGGGTTTTTCGGGTTTCTCTGGCTCCTCCGGCTTTTCGGGTTTCTCCGGTCCTTCTGGTGGTTCAGGCTTTTCGGGTTCTTCGGGGTTCTCTGGCTGCTCGGGCTTCTCGGGTTCTTCGGGTTTCTCTGGCTCCTCCGGCTTTTCGGGCTTTTCCGGTTTCTCGGGTTTCTCGGGTTTCTCTGGCTGCTTGGGTTCTTCGGGCGTTTCGGGTTTCTCCGGTCCTCTTGGCGGTTCAGGTTTTTCGGGTTCTTCGGGGCTCTCTGGCTTCTCTGGCTTCTCTGGTTTCACGAGAAGACCAGTCTGTCCCTGGCCCTGTCCGTAACTGACACTCTCGTCGGATACTCTATTATTCTCGAAATAATTATTATCTATTTCTTGATAGTCTGCTACAGCGGTTCCAGCTGGAACGCTGATAGCTATTACAAACGCCACTATCACGATACTGATACGGCGACAGACGCCGAATAACGCGGAATTACGTCGCATGACTCTCTGTGCCTCAAGAGGGTGCCACGCAACACCCGAGCATGAGGTATCCCTCTAGATACTGGGGGTTAAAATATCGATTCTAATACTAGATTCGGACTGGCCGGTCGCTAACGTCAAAACCGTTCCCCGACAACACTCCGTTCAGAGATGAACGACTCTGGCCGTGACGACCGGTTCGAGCGGTTCGTCCGTACGACGTTCCGCCGGGCCGGCCGACGCTACGCCGAGGCGAAGCGCGCCTACCAGGAGGGCCACGACTGGTCGACGACGTTCGGCCTCCCGACCGACGACGAGGGTCGCGCCCGCCTCGTCTGCCGTCGCCACGCCGAACGCCGGGCCGTCCGCGTCGACCGCGAGGGCCGTCCCGCCTGTTTCGAGCCCGAGCATCCCGACTGTGAGGGCTGTGCCGAGGACGTCCGCGAGGGGGTCGTCGAGACGTGGTGACGACCGTCGCGCTCGTCCTCGCGGGCGGGACGGGGTCGCGCCTCTACCCCGCGTCGCGGTCGACCCGGCCGAAGCAGTTCCTCCCGCTCCTGGGAGAGACCACGCTCCTCGAACGCACCGTCGACCGGGCCTCGTTCGCCGACCACGTCGTCGTGAGCACTCGCCCGGAACTCGAAGCCGACGTCCGCGCGCTGGCCCCCGACGCGGAGGTGGTCGTCGAACCCGCGGGCAAGGACACCGGGCCCGCGCTCGCGTACGCGACACACCGCATCGGCGAACTCCATGGCACAGACGCCGTCGTGGTCGTCCTGCCCAGCGACCACACCGTCGGCGACGACGCGGCGTTCGGGGAGACGCTCGAACGCGGCGCGCGGGTCGCCCACCAGACCGGTCGACTGGTCGCGTTCGGCGTCGACCCGACCCGTCCGGAGACGGGGTACGGCTACATCGAACCCGGCTCCGACCACGGGGCGTTCTTCGACCTCGACGCGTTCCACGAGAAACCCGACGCCGAGACGGCCGAGCGCTACATCGACTCCGGCTACCTGTGGAACGCCGGTATGTTCGCGTGGGGGGTCGAACCGTTCCGCGCGGCGGCGCTGGACTCCCCGCTCGCGCCGCTGGTGCGCGCGCTCGACGACGGGCACGTCGAACGGGGGTTCGAGGCGGTCGAAGAGACCAGCGTCGACTACGCGGTGATGGAGCGCGTTACCGACGCGGCGGTCGTTCCGCTCGACGTGCGGTGGGACGACCTCGGGTCGTGGGACGCGCTGGCCCGCCTGCTCTCGGGGGACGACGAGGGGAACGTCGTCCACGCGGGCGACGGAGTCGGCTCGGCGGGGGGCGACGCCGAGCGCCCAAGTCAGAGCGAGGACGCCGCCACCGATGACGGCGACGACTTCGACGAGCGCGCCCTGTTCGTCGACAGCGCCGACAACGTGGTCGTCTCCGACGGCCCGCACGTCTCGCTCGCCGGGGTCGACGGCCTCGCCGTCGTCGCGTGGGACGACCGGGTTCTCGTCGTGCCGAAGGCGGAGGCGCAGCGGGTCAGAGACGTCGTCTCGCTCCTGAAAGAACAGGGGACGTTCTGACTACCGCTCCCGCTCGGTCTCGGTCGGCCCCTCGAACTCCACGTAGTTCGCGTACGCGTAGGTGACACCGAACACCGTCCCGAGCGCGAGGGCGGCCCCGGCGAGCAGTACTGGGTCGACGCGGACGAGTGCGACCGAGAGAACGAGAAGCGGAAGGGCGACGCCGGTGACGACCTTCGCCCGCGCGTACAGGGCTCCGACCCCGTTCATCAGCCGTCCTGCTCCGCGGACCGTCGGACGCGGACGTTCCCGCTGCTCGTCACGCCGACGAGGATAGCGTCTCGCACCTCCCGGCCCTGGACCGCCTCGCCCGCGGCGTCGCTCACGGCCTTCATGAGGTCCGGCGCGGTGTGATTCACCTTCACGCCCGCCTCGTCGCAGGCGTCGTAGACGAGTTTCGGCACGTCGTAGAGGTCGGTTCCGACGTCGACTTCCACCCTGACGGGGGCCGACAGCGCCTCGGCGAAGGCGACCGTCTCGCGGGCCTTCTCGACGTTCGCACGGGCGCTCGCCTCGATGCTCGAGACGTTCGCCCGCGAGGTGCCGATGTGGTCGGCGATGGTCGTCTGTCGCACCCCCCGTTCGCGGAGCAGGAGGACCTCCGCCTGCCGGCGGGTCAGGACGCTCGTCTCGGGGTCGAACCCGGTCCGGTCGAGGAGGGTGTCGATGTCGATGTCGAGACCGGGCCTGTCGCCGTCCCCGGCTCCCGTGTCGTCCATACTGAGTACAACGGGGCGTCCGAGAAAAAGACAGCGCGTCGACTGCGCGGGAAGGACGAGTCGGTCGGTGGTCGGTTCCGCGTTCGCGTGGCGGCCGAGTGGCGTGCTGTGGCGGTCGTGGTCCGTTACTTGCCCCAGAAGTTGTCGCGGCTCCCGAGCGCCTCCGGACGGCTTCGCCCCCCGCGGCCACTGCGACCACCTCTGTCCCGTCCGGTGCCGCCTTTGCCTTCGGTTTCCTCCTCCTCGTCGGGGTCGAGCGGCATCTTCTCGACGACCTCCTTCGCGAGTGCGTGGTTCGACTTCACCCGGTCGATGCGGACTATCGCCCGACAGTCCGGGAGGAGGCCGTCGATGAGGACGATGAACCCGTCGTCGGTCCGGCCGACGCCGGCGCCGCTCTCGTGGATGTCCGTCACCTCCACCTCCACCTCCTCGCCGGCTTTCACCGGCTGCTGTTTCAGTTCGTAGATCGGCATGTTGTAGCTGTCACACCACTCGGCGCCACCCTTGTCGCCGAAGTACTGACAGCCCATCCCCGCGATGCGCTCGGAGAACCGCGGGCACTCGTCCGCCAGTGGGCAGTCGGCCATACGGTGGACTACTCGGGGGGCGCTCTAAACGCTTGCGCCCCGTCCGTCCCGGTTTGTTTCCGGCTACACTCGTCCGGTTCGAATCGGATCCACCCGCTGTCCGGACGGCGCTCCGACGCCCCCGTTCGTGATTCTCCGACCCTCGTTGCGTGTCGAGACCACCCGGGGATTTCTCCGGAGCGACGACCGTCCCCTCCGCGGTTCTGTTTTTACACTACCATTATGTACCATGGAATAATGGTTATGTAGCCGGACCGCATCCGTTCGGTCGATGGGGGAGAACTGGACGACACGACTGCCTTGTGCGCGAACGAACTACTGTCCGCCACGACACGGTACTCGACACGGACGGCAGGCTGCCGTCCGCGGGTCGTGACGGCGAACGCCGCACCGCTCGGCCACTGCCCGGAGTGTGGTCGGTCGGTGCCCCAGAACTGGGTGCTCATCGAGTACGAACGCGAGAACGGCGAGCGCGGCGTCTTCGCCGAGTGCCCCTCCTGCGAGGAGGTCGTCAGGCCCGAGTAGCGGGACGGAACGCCTTTGTGCCGCTCCGCCTACCGACCGGTATGGACGCACGCCCCGAGACGAACCGCCACGTCCCGGAGTTCGGACTCGTCACCGGTGCGTTCCTCTCCCTCTCGTTTCTCGTCGCCGGTCTCGTCCTCACGGGCGACGTCGTCCGCACGCTGTTGACCTCGGTGGTCATCCTCTACCCCTTCGCCGCCTACGCGATCACCCACAGCCCCGACCCGACCACGGTCCTCCCGCCACGGGTCACCTCCGCCCTCGCTGTCCTCGTCGGGGTCGTCCTCGTCGGCGCGGTGCTCGCCGACACGGAGCCCTCCCGGGTGGCGACCGAACTGCCCTACGCGCTGTTCCTCGGCGCGCTCGTCGTTCTGCCGGCGGCGGCGTACCACGTCACTGCCGGCGGCGCCGACGACCGACTCAACCCGCTCACCCCGCCGCAGACGGTCCTCGTCGCGACTGCCGTCTCGGTGGGCCTCCTCGCGTACGGCCTCCTGGTCGGTGGCGTGCGCTTCGCGGCGGCGACGGCGCTCTCGTCGTTCCTCGCGGGCAGCCTCTACGCCCGCGCCCGCGGCGAGCGACTCGCCCGACGGACCCGTCGTCGGTTCGTCGCCGGCGGTGCCGCCTGCGGCGTTCTCGTCGTTCTCCTCGGACTCCTCCGGGGCACCGCGATGGAGTCGTGGCTCCTCGTCGGCCTCTGTCTCGCCGCCGCGCCGACGTTCTTCTACGCGCTCACGGCCCCCGAGCGCGCGTGAGGCGCACCGGGAGCACCGAGGCGGGCCGAGAGCGGGAGGGGAAGCCTCTATGTTTCGTCCGTCCTTGGTTCCGTGTGTACTGATGACACACACCACTCCGACGGTCCGACCGGTCGGTTCTCTCTTTCAGGTCGGGTCGCGGCCGCGCCACCCGGGACGGCCGTGACCGTCCCGACCGACGCCGTCGTCGACGCCCATCTCGCACGGCTCGACGCCGAGGCGCGCCGCGCGTTCGTCGCCGACCTGTGGGCCGCCCGCGGCTTCGAGACCAGCGTCGACGACGCCGTCGTGGTCGCCCGCCGCCACGCCGAGTCGCTGGTGGTGTACCCCCTCCCGCCCCGCCGACTCCGCCGTCCGCCTCGCCCGGAGCCCCCGGTCGACGTCGTCGTCGCGTTCGAGGCAGTCCCGCGGTGGGTCGAGGCGAGCGACGTGCGCGTCCTCACGCCCGCCGACCTCCGCGGGATGCTCCGGTACGCGCTCGACCCGGCGGACGCCGCGTCGATATCCCGGCGGCACCTTGGTTCCCCTCCGGCAGCGCTCGCCCCGCCGCTCTCGCTCCGCGTCCGCGACGGGGTCGAGGCGCTGCACGGCGTCGGGGAGTCGGTCGGCGTCACGACCGTCGTCACCCTCCTCGCCGTCGTCGTTCTCGTCTTCGCCGCGAGCGGCGCGCTGTTCGTCGACGACGGGACGGAGCCGCTGCTCGGCTCCGAGAGCGTCGCACCCCCTGGCGGCGCTGACGCGACGACGCCCGAGCAGACACCGACCGCGTCGCCGACACCGACCGACGAGAGCGACGCCGCGGCGGTGGGGTCGCTCGATACGGTTCCCGGCGTCGGACCCGACGGCGTGACGAACCTCACCGCCCTCGCGCTCGCACACGACCGGGAACTCGGCGAGAACTACACGCTCTGGACCGACCGCTACCGCCCACAGAACGGCGTCCCGGGCGCGCCCCGAACGCAGCGGGACACCGACATCACCGTCGAGG
Proteins encoded:
- a CDS encoding RPA family protein produces the protein MSQSIPTREVARRVFASEFNDASYTFSESDDERAPVYLLLPSGEKANRVFLVGTLTEKEDIGEDSEYWRGRIVDPTGTFFVYAGQYQPEAASALRDLDAPSYVAIVGKPRTYEPEDGDGVIVSVRPESITEVDAGTRDRWVVETAQRTLERVRTFDDEGNQYARMAKEHYGASVDRYREEAITALSSLDETGELDTDAPTA
- a CDS encoding replication factor A (Replication protein A protects and stabilize the intermediate ssDNA that is generated by the unwinding action of a DNA helicase at the replication fork. In addition, SSBs prevent the formation of secondary structures by single-stranded template DNA.); protein product: MSDLRTHAEEIVSQFSDHLDLTVDEVEERLDNLVNEYRVPVDEARRSVTNSYLDEAGMERDDLGRGGSQEVTLGDIDADEQWVDVTVKLVDLWEPRSDAISQVGLVGDESGTMKFVAFTTSDLPELEEGKSYKLSNVVTDEYQGNFSVKLNRTTTITELDEEVEVGDDSSEAEGALVDIQSGSGLIKRCPEEDCTRVLQNGRCSEHGNVEGEFDLRIKGVLDDGAEVHEVIFGRETTEELTGVTLDEAKQRAMDALDTTVVAEDMRADVLGRYYRVRGPTFGRYLLVDEFEQLSAPAAADASALLSDARSI
- a CDS encoding endonuclease/exonuclease/phosphatase family protein, producing the protein MASVRCRVMTFNVRYDTAADGENAWEHRRARVASVVRFHAPAVVGLQEPLEHQYAYLRERLPEYAWEGAGRVDGGSEGEHCPLGWQSARVERERHGTVWLSETPDRAGSSYPTASKPRLVTWARLAVDGRPLVVCNTHFDHESERARVRSARQLRRLVGELGGGSDASDLQVPVVVLGDFNCTPGSKPHRILTGTGGDGDAAGGDDTAGPVLADAMDVSEHPHHGPTATFERFSGEPSKKIDHVFVAGNVAVRQHAVLADHWDGRPPSDHCPVVAELVLGD
- a CDS encoding DUF7091 family protein; translation: MNDSGRDDRFERFVRTTFRRAGRRYAEAKRAYQEGHDWSTTFGLPTDDEGRARLVCRRHAERRAVRVDREGRPACFEPEHPDCEGCAEDVREGVVETW
- a CDS encoding mannose-1-phosphate guanylyltransferase; this translates as MTTVALVLAGGTGSRLYPASRSTRPKQFLPLLGETTLLERTVDRASFADHVVVSTRPELEADVRALAPDAEVVVEPAGKDTGPALAYATHRIGELHGTDAVVVVLPSDHTVGDDAAFGETLERGARVAHQTGRLVAFGVDPTRPETGYGYIEPGSDHGAFFDLDAFHEKPDAETAERYIDSGYLWNAGMFAWGVEPFRAAALDSPLAPLVRALDDGHVERGFEAVEETSVDYAVMERVTDAAVVPLDVRWDDLGSWDALARLLSGDDEGNVVHAGDGVGSAGGDAERPSQSEDAATDDGDDFDERALFVDSADNVVVSDGPHVSLAGVDGLAVVAWDDRVLVVPKAEAQRVRDVVSLLKEQGTF
- a CDS encoding Tfx family DNA-binding protein — its product is MDDTGAGDGDRPGLDIDIDTLLDRTGFDPETSVLTRRQAEVLLLRERGVRQTTIADHIGTSRANVSSIEASARANVEKARETVAFAEALSAPVRVEVDVGTDLYDVPKLVYDACDEAGVKVNHTAPDLMKAVSDAAGEAVQGREVRDAILVGVTSSGNVRVRRSAEQDG
- a CDS encoding TRAM domain-containing protein, whose translation is MADCPLADECPRFSERIAGMGCQYFGDKGGAEWCDSYNMPIYELKQQPVKAGEEVEVEVTDIHESGAGVGRTDDGFIVLIDGLLPDCRAIVRIDRVKSNHALAKEVVEKMPLDPDEEEETEGKGGTGRDRGGRSGRGGRSRPEALGSRDNFWGK
- a CDS encoding DUF7837 family putative zinc-binding protein is translated as MTANAAPLGHCPECGRSVPQNWVLIEYERENGERGVFAECPSCEEVVRPE